One part of the Bacillus sp. FJAT-27916 genome encodes these proteins:
- a CDS encoding acetate kinase yields MSKIIAINAGSSSLKFQLFEMPEEKVITKGIVERIGLADSIFSITVDGDKKTIVTDIPDHSVAVNLLLEKLTEHKIINSLDEIDGIGHRIVHGGELFTDSAVITDEVLAQIEQLSELAPLHNPANATGIRAFREVLPNVPAVAVFDTAFHQTMPESSYLYSLPYDYYKEYGIRKYGFHGTSHKYVSERAAELLKRPLEQLRLISCHLGNGASITAIEGGKSIDTTMGFTPLEGLTMGTRSGSLDPALIPYLMEKTNSSAEEVLEILNKKSGMLGVSGFSSDLRDIEDEAEKGNARAELALSKFADGIHKYIGSYAAKMNGVDAIIFTAGIGENSAEIRARVLHGLEFMGVYWDKDANNVRGEEKFVNHPYSPVKVIIIPTDEEVMIARDVVRLTK; encoded by the coding sequence ATGTCTAAAATTATCGCAATTAATGCGGGTAGTTCCTCATTAAAGTTTCAGTTATTTGAAATGCCTGAGGAAAAAGTAATCACAAAGGGAATTGTAGAGAGAATCGGATTGGCTGATTCTATCTTCTCCATTACGGTAGATGGTGACAAGAAAACCATCGTAACGGACATTCCTGACCACTCTGTGGCTGTTAACCTTTTGTTGGAAAAATTAACAGAACACAAAATCATCAACTCACTTGATGAAATCGACGGAATCGGTCACCGTATCGTACACGGCGGTGAACTCTTCACGGATTCTGCTGTTATCACAGATGAAGTACTTGCACAAATCGAGCAGCTTTCAGAGCTTGCTCCACTTCACAATCCAGCAAATGCGACTGGAATCAGAGCGTTCCGCGAAGTATTGCCAAACGTTCCTGCAGTTGCTGTGTTTGATACTGCATTCCACCAAACAATGCCTGAGTCTTCTTACCTTTACAGCTTGCCATACGACTATTACAAAGAATATGGCATCCGTAAATACGGCTTCCACGGCACATCTCATAAATATGTGTCAGAGCGTGCAGCAGAATTGCTTAAACGTCCGCTTGAGCAGCTTCGTTTGATCTCTTGCCACCTTGGTAATGGTGCAAGTATCACAGCAATCGAAGGCGGTAAATCCATCGATACAACAATGGGCTTCACTCCACTTGAAGGGTTAACAATGGGAACTCGTTCTGGAAGCTTAGACCCTGCGTTGATTCCATACTTGATGGAGAAAACAAACAGTTCAGCTGAAGAAGTACTTGAAATCCTTAACAAGAAGAGCGGTATGCTCGGCGTTTCCGGATTCTCAAGTGACTTGCGTGATATCGAGGATGAAGCAGAGAAAGGAAACGCTCGTGCTGAGCTTGCTCTGTCTAAATTCGCTGACGGTATCCACAAATACATCGGTTCTTATGCTGCAAAAATGAATGGTGTTGATGCTATCATCTTCACAGCAGGTATCGGTGAAAACAGTGCGGAAATCCGTGCACGTGTTCTTCACGGCCTGGAATTCATGGGCGTGTACTGGGATAAAGATGCGAACAACGTGAGAGGCGAAGAGAAATTCGTTAACCACCCATACTCTCCGGTAAAAGTTATCATCATCCCAACAGATGAAGAAGTCATGATTGCTCGTGACGTTGTGCGCTTAACAAAATAA
- a CDS encoding nucleoside 2-deoxyribosyltransferase, translating to MKLYLASPFFNEQELEAVQAVEEILKEKGIDFWSPRLNQLDQFEAGSQAWSMAIYMNDIKALDFCDGTIMVYHGNYSDSGTAFEAGYTIARGKKLIVVHVGDDSNLMVHTPAIANLTLEELKDYDFKKLEAIEYKGKMF from the coding sequence ATGAAACTATATCTAGCAAGTCCATTTTTTAATGAGCAAGAGCTTGAAGCTGTTCAAGCTGTTGAGGAAATTTTGAAAGAGAAAGGGATTGACTTCTGGAGTCCTAGATTGAATCAGCTTGACCAATTTGAGGCAGGTTCTCAAGCCTGGTCAATGGCTATCTATATGAATGATATTAAAGCTCTAGACTTCTGCGATGGGACTATCATGGTTTATCACGGAAACTACTCTGACTCAGGGACAGCTTTTGAGGCTGGCTATACAATTGCAAGAGGGAAGAAGTTGATTGTCGTTCATGTTGGGGATGATTCTAACTTAATGGTACACACTCCAGCTATTGCAAACTTGACTCTTGAAGAGCTGAAAGATTATGACTTCAAGAAGCTTGAGGCTATCGAGTATAAAGGGAAAATGTTTTAA
- a CDS encoding EcsC family protein — MALTEREDIILQDLKMWESDMRSDEPTDFEAYYDRLIESMFTLLPESTQEEFFAKLDNWLFHLHSMIHESQFQADARDRILKNARVFDERIKDIQDLREMPVDRLIYIAEQQMARHRMYSLVQGGISAANGGWALAADLPAQMVINLRSIQLIGLSYGYDISTPYETALSLKVFHAGTMPKRMQKYFWDDLMEDLEKPSDYFYEGEEMSNVFWLDQPIKQLMKVLAIYFFRKQMLKGVPIISLAIGSQANYRLTKNVTAFANQFYKYRYLRDKESE, encoded by the coding sequence ATGGCGCTTACAGAGAGAGAAGACATAATCTTGCAGGATTTGAAGATGTGGGAAAGTGATATGCGGTCCGATGAACCGACCGACTTTGAAGCCTATTATGATCGTTTGATTGAAAGCATGTTTACGCTTTTGCCAGAATCGACACAGGAGGAATTCTTTGCAAAGCTTGATAACTGGCTCTTCCATCTACATTCTATGATTCATGAATCCCAGTTCCAGGCTGATGCAAGAGACCGGATTCTGAAGAATGCTCGTGTGTTCGATGAACGCATCAAGGATATTCAGGACCTCCGGGAGATGCCGGTTGACCGGCTGATCTATATCGCTGAGCAGCAAATGGCCCGCCATAGGATGTATTCACTAGTACAAGGCGGTATTTCAGCTGCTAATGGTGGATGGGCACTCGCGGCTGATTTGCCGGCACAAATGGTTATTAATTTGCGCAGTATCCAGCTGATTGGCTTATCCTATGGATATGACATCAGTACGCCTTATGAAACAGCCCTGTCATTGAAGGTGTTCCATGCCGGGACCATGCCAAAGCGCATGCAGAAATATTTCTGGGATGATCTTATGGAAGATTTAGAGAAGCCTTCTGATTATTTCTATGAGGGAGAAGAGATGAGCAATGTATTCTGGCTGGACCAGCCTATCAAGCAATTGATGAAGGTGCTCGCCATTTATTTCTTCCGTAAGCAGATGCTAAAGGGTGTACCAATCATCAGTCTTGCCATCGGCAGCCAGGCGAATTACCGTCTGACCAAGAATGTAACAGCTTTTGCGAATCAATTCTATAAATACCGCTATTTAAGAGATAAAGAAAGCGAATGA
- a CDS encoding MogA/MoaB family molybdenum cofactor biosynthesis protein — protein sequence MNDMVSCSSTYIHKKEAPKAVRCKIITVSDTRDLDSDKSGQLMEQLLTAAGHEVVSREVVKDEVEQIQRAVLEGCRHSEVDCVLTNGGTGIAKRDVTIEALSALYEKEIPGFGELFRMLSYQEDIGSAAILSRASAGVIFGTPVFSTPGSSGAVRLAMNKCIIPELGHIMHEIRKDR from the coding sequence ATGAATGATATGGTGAGCTGCTCTAGTACATACATTCATAAGAAAGAAGCCCCAAAGGCCGTGCGTTGCAAAATCATTACCGTCAGTGACACGAGAGACTTGGATTCAGATAAGAGCGGGCAGCTGATGGAGCAATTGCTGACCGCTGCCGGCCATGAAGTTGTCAGCCGGGAAGTCGTCAAAGATGAAGTTGAGCAAATCCAGAGGGCTGTTCTTGAGGGCTGCAGGCACAGCGAGGTTGATTGCGTGCTTACAAATGGAGGCACGGGCATTGCAAAGCGTGATGTGACGATAGAGGCTTTATCCGCTTTATACGAGAAGGAGATTCCTGGATTCGGTGAATTATTTCGCATGCTTAGCTACCAGGAGGATATCGGCTCTGCCGCAATCCTTTCAAGAGCGAGCGCAGGTGTGATATTCGGTACTCCTGTGTTTTCAACACCGGGTTCAAGCGGTGCCGTCCGTTTGGCCATGAATAAATGTATCATTCCGGAACTCGGGCATATCATGCATGAGATCAGGAAAGACCGATGA
- a CDS encoding argininosuccinate synthase, with translation MTKEKVVLAYSGGLDTSVAISWLKEKGYDVVACCLDVGEGKDLEFIKDKALKVGACTSYVIDAKEEFAKEFALVALQAHALYEGKYPLVSALSRPLIAKKLVEVAEKENAVAVAHGCTGKGNDQVRFEVSIQALNPELKVLAPVREWSWSREEEIQYAKENNIPIPINLDSPYSIDQNLWGRSNECGVLEDPWAAPPEGAYDLTCPLENTPDVPAMVEITFKEGVPVALNGKEYPLSQLILTLNDLAGKHGVGRIDHVENRLVGIKSREVYECPGAVTLIKAHKELEDLTMVKELAHFKPVIEKKLTELIYEGLWFSPLKDSLLAFLKQSQTHVTGVARVKLFKGHAIVEGRKSEYSLYDENLATYTSADEFDHTSAVGFINLWGLPTKVNSQVHLQKKVTV, from the coding sequence ATGACAAAGGAGAAAGTAGTTCTTGCCTATTCAGGCGGTTTGGATACATCAGTTGCGATTTCATGGTTGAAAGAGAAGGGGTATGACGTAGTAGCCTGCTGCTTGGATGTCGGCGAGGGGAAAGACTTAGAATTTATAAAGGACAAAGCCCTCAAGGTAGGAGCTTGCACTTCCTATGTTATAGATGCAAAGGAAGAGTTCGCGAAGGAATTTGCGTTAGTTGCTTTGCAGGCACATGCATTGTATGAGGGGAAATACCCGCTTGTCTCAGCTCTCTCAAGACCGTTGATTGCAAAGAAGCTTGTTGAGGTAGCAGAGAAGGAGAATGCGGTTGCCGTTGCCCATGGCTGTACGGGTAAAGGAAATGACCAAGTACGTTTCGAGGTATCTATCCAAGCGTTGAATCCAGAACTGAAGGTGCTAGCGCCAGTTCGTGAGTGGAGCTGGTCACGTGAAGAGGAAATTCAATATGCGAAGGAAAATAATATTCCCATTCCAATTAATTTAGACAGTCCATATTCCATTGACCAAAACCTATGGGGACGCAGCAATGAATGCGGTGTTTTAGAAGACCCTTGGGCTGCACCGCCAGAGGGTGCCTATGATCTGACATGTCCATTAGAGAATACACCTGATGTGCCTGCTATGGTTGAAATTACTTTTAAAGAAGGGGTTCCAGTCGCATTGAACGGAAAGGAATATCCTTTATCCCAATTGATTCTTACACTTAATGATTTAGCCGGAAAGCATGGTGTTGGACGAATTGACCATGTTGAGAACCGTCTTGTCGGAATCAAATCAAGGGAAGTATATGAATGCCCCGGTGCCGTGACATTGATTAAGGCACATAAAGAATTGGAAGATTTGACAATGGTGAAGGAATTGGCTCATTTCAAACCTGTTATTGAGAAGAAATTAACGGAGCTTATTTATGAAGGCTTATGGTTCTCGCCTCTTAAGGATTCATTGCTTGCCTTCTTGAAGCAGTCGCAAACCCATGTCACAGGGGTTGCGCGTGTGAAGCTGTTCAAAGGGCATGCAATTGTAGAAGGACGTAAATCTGAGTATTCTCTTTATGATGAGAATTTAGCCACCTATACATCAGCTGATGAGTTTGACCATACAAGTGCGGTTGGATTTATCAATTTATGGGGCTTGCCAACAAAAGTAAACAGCCAAGTGCATCTCCAAAAGAAGGTGACAGTGTGA
- the argH gene encoding argininosuccinate lyase, whose product MKKLWGGRFTKTAEEWIDSFGASISFDQELVMEDIEGSLAHVKMLGACGIITKEEEELIEGGLSSLKAKAEKGELSFSIDYEDIHLNLEKLLIDEIGPVGGKLHTARSRNDQVATDMHLYLRGQVEEIIATIEEFQKTLVDTADKHVETVVPGYTHLQRAQPISLGHHFMAYFWMLERDKGRLKDSLKRINLSPLGAGALAGTTFPIDRHMTAELLGFDGIYENSLDAVSDRDFIAEFLHNASILMMHLSRFSEEIILWSSQEYRFIELDDTFSTGSSIMPQKKNPDMAELIRGKTGRVYGNAVGLMTLLKGLPLAYNKDMQEDKEGMFDTVTTVKGSLKIFNGMIATMKVNTAVMKEAVYQDFSNATELADYLAAKGIPFREAHEIVGKLVLHCIQQGCYLLDLPLSALKEASPLIEEDIYEALKPEEAVRRRNSAGGTGFTQVSAAIEKARELLK is encoded by the coding sequence GTGAAGAAGCTTTGGGGCGGAAGATTCACGAAAACAGCTGAAGAATGGATTGATTCCTTCGGTGCTTCCATCTCATTTGACCAAGAACTGGTGATGGAGGACATCGAAGGCAGCCTGGCACATGTGAAAATGCTGGGTGCCTGCGGAATCATTACGAAGGAAGAGGAAGAATTAATTGAAGGAGGGCTCTCTTCCTTGAAGGCGAAAGCTGAGAAGGGGGAACTCTCCTTTTCCATTGATTATGAGGACATTCATTTAAATCTTGAAAAGCTATTGATTGACGAAATCGGACCGGTTGGAGGCAAGCTACATACGGCGAGAAGCCGGAATGATCAAGTGGCAACCGATATGCATCTTTATTTGCGCGGCCAGGTGGAAGAAATCATTGCCACGATTGAAGAGTTTCAGAAAACATTGGTTGATACGGCTGACAAGCATGTGGAAACCGTTGTGCCTGGATATACTCATTTGCAGCGGGCACAGCCCATTTCACTCGGCCACCACTTCATGGCGTATTTCTGGATGCTTGAGCGGGATAAAGGCCGGCTTAAGGACAGCCTGAAGAGAATTAATCTTTCCCCGCTTGGTGCAGGTGCTCTCGCAGGGACTACCTTCCCGATTGACCGTCATATGACCGCTGAGCTGCTCGGGTTTGACGGGATATATGAAAACAGTTTAGATGCTGTGAGCGACCGAGACTTCATTGCGGAATTTCTTCATAATGCCTCCATCTTGATGATGCATCTCTCCCGCTTCAGTGAGGAAATTATTTTGTGGTCAAGCCAGGAATACCGTTTCATTGAGCTGGATGATACATTTTCAACTGGGTCGAGCATCATGCCGCAGAAGAAAAACCCGGATATGGCCGAATTAATTCGGGGGAAAACAGGCCGTGTGTATGGCAATGCAGTTGGTCTGATGACTCTCTTGAAGGGACTGCCTCTTGCCTACAATAAAGATATGCAGGAGGACAAGGAAGGGATGTTCGACACGGTTACAACGGTTAAGGGGTCGCTCAAGATCTTTAACGGGATGATTGCCACGATGAAAGTCAATACAGCTGTCATGAAGGAAGCTGTTTATCAGGACTTCTCAAATGCAACGGAGCTGGCTGATTATTTGGCGGCGAAGGGAATTCCGTTCAGGGAAGCCCATGAGATTGTCGGGAAGCTCGTGCTTCATTGCATTCAGCAGGGCTGCTATTTGCTTGATCTGCCGCTATCTGCGCTTAAAGAGGCCTCTCCGCTCATCGAGGAGGATATCTATGAAGCCTTAAAGCCTGAGGAAGCTGTGCGCAGACGAAACAGTGCAGGCGGGACAGGATTTACGCAAGTATCTGCTGCCATTGAGAAGGCAAGGGAATTGTTGAAGTAA
- a CDS encoding PTS sugar transporter subunit IIA produces the protein MAFGLFKKKGVDLLAPLNGTIIPLEEVPDPVFSQKMMGEGVAIQPTGGHVYAPFSGEIIMITPTKHAIAIRSKSGVEVLIHIGLETVSLKGEGFKLVVKEGEHVESGQLLIEIDWAFLEEHAESTITPIIVTNSDKKITFRSKGAGIQGETVLMTI, from the coding sequence ATGGCTTTTGGATTATTTAAGAAAAAAGGGGTAGATTTGTTGGCACCGTTAAACGGTACGATTATTCCTCTTGAGGAGGTTCCCGATCCGGTATTCAGCCAAAAAATGATGGGGGAGGGTGTGGCAATTCAACCTACAGGAGGACATGTGTATGCGCCATTTAGTGGAGAAATTATTATGATTACCCCTACTAAACACGCTATTGCGATTCGGTCTAAATCTGGTGTTGAAGTATTAATACATATAGGTCTTGAAACAGTTTCCTTAAAAGGAGAAGGGTTCAAGCTCGTAGTTAAGGAAGGTGAGCACGTTGAGAGTGGACAATTGCTGATTGAGATTGATTGGGCATTTTTAGAGGAACACGCGGAGAGTACGATTACTCCTATTATCGTGACCAATAGTGATAAGAAGATTACCTTTCGCAGCAAGGGTGCTGGTATTCAAGGGGAGACAGTCTTGATGACCATTTAA
- the nagE gene encoding N-acetylglucosamine-specific PTS transporter subunit IIBC, translating to MKKYFQRLGSSLMLPVAVLPAAAILMGIGYWIDPSGWGADSPVAAFLIKAGSSIIDNIPILFAVGVALGMSKEKDGSAALSGLVAYLVVTTLLSPDSVAMLKGIEVESVDPGFGKIGNAFVGIIAGIVASNMYNRFSHVKLPDALAFFSGKRLVPIMTAVSMLVVSVILFFIWPPVYSGLVSFGEGIAKLGAAGAGLYGFFNRLLIPTGLHHALNSVFWFDVAGINDIGNFWSGKGVKGVTGMYQAGFFPVMMFGLPAAGLAMYHTAKTKNKKQVASLMIAAGFAAFFTGVTEPLEFAFMFAAPLLYVVHAALTGISLAIAATFHWTAGFGFSAGLVDFVLSSRLPLANQPYMLIVQGLVFAVIYYFLFRFIIVKFNLNTPGRGEELDTEAEEASAGSADNKFAAQAKIIYEGLGGKENIVSVDNCATRLRLEVKDMDAVDQTKIKSTGVPGIKVTGRESLQVIVGTSVQFVADELKKIVKNS from the coding sequence GTGAAGAAATATTTTCAAAGACTTGGTAGTTCGTTGATGTTACCGGTTGCTGTTTTACCTGCAGCTGCTATTTTGATGGGTATCGGTTACTGGATTGACCCAAGCGGCTGGGGTGCTGACAGTCCGGTGGCAGCCTTCTTAATCAAAGCTGGGTCCTCCATCATTGACAATATTCCAATCTTGTTTGCAGTCGGTGTAGCGCTGGGTATGTCAAAGGAAAAGGATGGATCTGCCGCTTTAAGTGGTTTAGTTGCTTATTTAGTCGTAACAACCTTGCTATCACCTGATTCCGTTGCAATGCTAAAGGGAATCGAGGTAGAAAGTGTAGATCCTGGATTTGGTAAGATTGGTAATGCGTTTGTTGGAATTATAGCCGGTATCGTAGCGTCAAATATGTATAATCGATTTAGTCATGTTAAGCTTCCGGATGCGCTCGCTTTCTTTAGTGGGAAACGTTTAGTGCCAATTATGACAGCTGTATCCATGTTGGTTGTTTCCGTTATTTTATTCTTTATTTGGCCGCCGGTTTATTCTGGACTCGTTTCCTTTGGTGAAGGAATTGCCAAATTGGGAGCAGCAGGGGCTGGTCTATATGGATTCTTCAATAGATTATTGATTCCTACTGGTTTACACCATGCGTTAAACTCAGTATTCTGGTTTGATGTTGCAGGTATTAATGACATCGGTAACTTCTGGTCCGGAAAGGGTGTAAAAGGTGTTACTGGAATGTATCAAGCAGGCTTCTTCCCGGTAATGATGTTTGGTTTGCCTGCTGCTGGATTGGCCATGTATCACACAGCTAAAACAAAAAATAAAAAACAGGTTGCTTCCTTAATGATTGCTGCTGGTTTTGCTGCTTTCTTTACTGGTGTAACTGAGCCTCTTGAGTTTGCGTTTATGTTTGCAGCTCCATTATTATACGTCGTTCATGCTGCATTGACAGGTATTTCTCTTGCTATCGCTGCCACTTTCCATTGGACAGCAGGCTTTGGTTTCAGTGCCGGTTTAGTCGACTTTGTTCTAAGTTCCAGACTGCCTCTTGCTAATCAACCATATATGTTGATTGTACAGGGCTTGGTTTTTGCGGTTATTTATTATTTCTTATTCCGTTTTATTATTGTGAAGTTCAATCTTAATACTCCAGGACGTGGAGAAGAGCTTGATACAGAAGCCGAAGAAGCTTCTGCTGGTTCTGCAGACAATAAGTTTGCTGCGCAAGCTAAAATCATCTATGAAGGTTTGGGCGGTAAAGAAAATATCGTTTCTGTTGATAACTGTGCAACACGTCTTAGACTTGAAGTTAAAGATATGGATGCAGTGGATCAGACTAAAATCAAATCAACTGGTGTTCCTGGTATTAAAGTGACTGGACGTGAAAGTCTGCAAGTCATTGTAGGTACAAGCGTTCAATTTGTGGCAGATGAGTTGAAAAAAATAGTCAAAAATAGTTAA
- a CDS encoding PRD domain-containing protein yields the protein MKIKKILNNNAAIVVEDNQEKIVIGSGIAFNKGKNDLINRNKIDKLFVMKNDNHAEQLLPQISVEHMALTQEIIQHAEDSLQVKLNPHIFIALADHLSFAIERYENGIFIKNKLLSEIRILYKKEFDIGIWAINYIEDKIGIRMPIDEAAFIALHLHTASVPSGNLQVSLRQTSIINEIIHIIQDYFSIHLEEGGLSYERLITHLRYTLYRTDETMERTMDEEMLIMVRKKFPASYNCAETIAEHLFQQHGLLLSTEEIGYITIHIERLRSRKG from the coding sequence ATGAAAATAAAGAAAATCTTAAATAATAATGCTGCAATTGTCGTGGAAGATAATCAGGAAAAGATTGTAATCGGCTCTGGCATAGCGTTCAATAAAGGGAAAAACGACCTCATCAATCGAAATAAAATCGATAAACTGTTTGTGATGAAAAATGACAATCATGCCGAACAGCTTTTACCTCAAATTTCCGTTGAACATATGGCTTTAACACAAGAAATTATTCAGCATGCCGAGGATAGTCTACAAGTTAAATTAAACCCACATATCTTTATTGCTCTAGCAGACCACCTTTCATTTGCGATTGAACGCTACGAGAATGGTATTTTTATAAAAAATAAACTCCTTTCAGAAATAAGAATCTTATATAAAAAGGAGTTCGATATAGGTATCTGGGCCATTAATTATATTGAGGATAAAATAGGTATTCGAATGCCGATAGATGAAGCTGCGTTTATCGCGCTCCATCTTCATACCGCATCTGTTCCATCTGGGAATTTGCAGGTTTCCCTGCGCCAGACTTCCATCATTAATGAAATCATACATATTATCCAGGATTATTTCTCCATCCATTTAGAGGAGGGTGGACTTTCCTATGAGCGGCTAATTACTCACCTTCGCTATACACTGTATAGAACCGATGAAACTATGGAGAGAACAATGGACGAGGAGATGCTTATCATGGTACGCAAGAAATTTCCAGCATCCTACAATTGTGCCGAAACAATAGCAGAGCATCTATTCCAACAGCATGGCCTCCTTCTTTCAACAGAGGAGATTGGCTATATTACGATACATATAGAGAGATTACGGAGCAGAAAAGGTTAA
- a CDS encoding universal stress protein: MALSYNNILVAVDGSQEAEWAFKKSIDIAKRNHATLVLTHVVDNRTFAAVEAYSISITESAEQYAKDLLEEYKKTALDAGVEKVEICIEFGSPKVKIPKDISKKHNIDLIVCGATGLNAVERFFIGSVSEHIIRYASCDVIVVRSDEKDSK; this comes from the coding sequence ATGGCGTTATCCTATAATAATATCCTTGTTGCAGTTGATGGTTCCCAGGAGGCCGAATGGGCATTCAAAAAATCCATCGACATCGCTAAGCGTAACCATGCCACACTTGTTTTGACACATGTGGTGGACAATCGTACTTTTGCAGCGGTTGAGGCCTACAGTATCTCAATCACTGAAAGTGCTGAGCAATATGCAAAAGACCTTTTAGAAGAGTACAAAAAAACAGCCTTGGATGCAGGCGTCGAAAAAGTAGAAATTTGCATCGAATTTGGTTCTCCTAAGGTGAAAATTCCTAAGGACATTTCGAAGAAACATAATATTGATTTGATTGTCTGCGGTGCTACAGGTCTGAATGCAGTCGAACGTTTCTTCATCGGCTCTGTTTCTGAGCATATCATCCGTTATGCGAGCTGCGACGTAATTGTCGTTCGCTCTGATGAAAAAGACAGCAAATAA